In the Diorhabda carinulata isolate Delta chromosome 9, icDioCari1.1, whole genome shotgun sequence genome, one interval contains:
- the LOC130897897 gene encoding 26S proteasome non-ATPase regulatory subunit 11, with translation MAGAMLFERAQSVPSQHEKLLKLDRDNEDEEQSIVNKEQDILNLGEKYKKEGKAKELAELIKATRPFLSLISKAKAAKLVRSLVDYFLDLEAGIGIEVQLCKECIEWAKEERRTFLRQSLEARLIALYFDTGMYTEALQLESTLLKELKKLDDKNLLVEVQLLESKTYHALSNLPKARAALTSARTTANAIYCPPKMQAALDLQSGVLHAADEKDFKTAYSYFYEAFEGFDSVESPKALTALKYMLLSKIMVSSPEDVQHIVSGKLAFKHAGEDIEAMKAVAQAAHKRSLADFQQAVKQYKHELEDDVIVRAHLGTLYDNMLEQNLCRIIEPYSRVQVEYIAKAIKLPVLQVEKKLSQMILDAKFHGILDQGEGVLIVFEESAVDKTYEMALETIQSMSKVVDTLYQKAKKLS, from the exons ATGGCTGGTGCTATGCTTTTTGAAAGAGCCCAATCTGTACCTTCTCAGCAcgagaaattgttaaaattggATAGAGATAATGAAGATGAAGAGCAAAGTATTGTCAACAAAGAGCAAGATATTCTCAATTTGGGTGAGAAGTATAAAAAGGAGGGCAAGGCGAAAGAACTGGCCGAGCTCATAAAGGCCACTAGGCCTTTTTTAAGTTTAATAAGCAAAGCAAAAGCAGCTAAATTGGTAAGATCTTTAGTCGATTACTTCTTGGATTTGGAAGCTGGTATTGGTATTGAAGTACAACTATGTAAAGAATGTATAGAATGGGCGAAAGAAGAACGAAGAACTTTTCTACGTCAGTCTCTGGAGGCAAGACTCATTGCTTTATATTTTGACACTGGAATGTATACAGAAGCACTACAATTGGAATCTACTCTACTTAAGGAATTGAAGAAATTGGATGACAAAAATTTGTTAGTAGAAGTTCAGCTACTTGAAAGCAAAACATATCACGCTTTGAGTAATTTACCGAAAGCTAGAGCTGCTTTAACATCAGCAAGAACAACAGCAAATGCTATTTATTGCCCTCCCAAAATGCAAGCTGCTTTAGATTTACAATCAGGTGTATTACATGCTGCCGATGAGAAAGATTTCAAAACAGCCTACTCATATTTCTACGAAGCCTTCGAAGGTTTTGATAGTGTAGAATCACCCAAAGCACTTACGGCTCTCAAATATATGCTTCTATCAAAAATAATGGTCAGCAGTCCCGAAGATGTCCAACATATTGTTAGTGGTAAGCTGGCTTTCAAACATGCCGGCGAGGATATAGAAGCAATGAAAGCAGTCGCACAAGCAGCACACAAACGTTCCCTTGCAGATTTCCAACAGGCCGTCAAGCAGTATAAACACGAATTAGAAGATGATGTTATTGTTAGAGCACATTTAGGAACTTTGTATGACAATATGTTGGAACAGAACCTTTGCAGAATTATAGAACCATATTCCAGGGTGCAGGTCGAGTATATAGCTAAAGCGATAAAGCTTCCAGTACTTCAAGTAGAGAAAAAGCTTTCCCAAATGATTTTAGATGCAAAGTTTCATGGAATATTGGATCAGGGCGAag GTGTTCTAATAGTTTTTGAAGAGAGTGCAGTAGATAAAACATATGAAATGGCCCTAGAAACCATCCAGAGTATGAGCAAAGTAGTAGACACCCTCTATCAAAAAGCGAAGAAATTGTCATAG